Part of the Paenibacillus sp. YPG26 genome, TCTTAGCGAGAGAGGCATTCAGAAAGAGGACATGTGGCAGGAGATTCCTAAAGTCCATGATCTGTTCACTGAAATGATGGATCAAGCTTATAGTGAAGTAGGCTTTGATGCCTCAGGTCCTCTTGCCGTTGAAGTGTTCGCTCTTCCCGCACAGGGAATGGTCGTCATTGTGACACGGGGGAAATATGAGAATCATCAATTTGGTTCATTGCATGAGGATGAAATGCCGGAAGAAATTTATGAAATGGAAGTCACGCTCGAACTAAGCGATGCTATTGTCTATGCTTTTAATGATTTTGAAGCATTGATCGAAGCCGCTCATGTTTTGCAGCCAACGATTACCGAGACCGGCAGATTATTTAATTATAAAGGGAAATGGATTCTACACTTCGAGCCTGATGACTTAGATGAAGGTAAGCACCCTGCACTTATTGCGGTATTAGCCGAGTATGGAGAAGCAACCTCAGTTACTCCAGCTGTACTCGAAGAATATGGTAAGCTTGTGATGGCAGAGAATGCAATCCGTGTAATTTGCGAGCATTTCAAG contains:
- a CDS encoding genetic competence negative regulator, yielding MKIERLGQDKIRIFLTFDDLSERGIQKEDMWQEIPKVHDLFTEMMDQAYSEVGFDASGPLAVEVFALPAQGMVVIVTRGKYENHQFGSLHEDEMPEEIYEMEVTLELSDAIVYAFNDFEALIEAAHVLQPTITETGRLFNYKGKWILHFEPDDLDEGKHPALIAVLAEYGEATSVTPAVLEEYGKLVMAENAIRVICEHFKRQT